One Eurosta solidaginis isolate ZX-2024a chromosome 1, ASM4086904v1, whole genome shotgun sequence genomic window, ttccagccttttacaacatcaaaaattaaaaaagaaaaagctGATGTTTCTATatgcatgcattcaaacaggtcaatgGCGACATTTTTTTCGTCGCCACTACGGTCATaaattttgcacaaatttgtgtacgtacggcatacgtatacgCGTAACGTTTTACACACGTCGTTGGGTAACTGCAGGTCATTGCAAAGTTTTAGTCATTGTGaattagttatcattcacaatggttttaGTTTTCTCTCCATTTCAATCGCCTAaccacgcagattttgacaatcactacataggtatgttgttgctgtaaggCAGAAGCGCAATTTTAAACTTTTGCTACTGGATACCTCGaaagaaatatataaataaagtaccTTGTATATCAACAAAAGATTCCTATCGGTTGAAAAAGCTTAACTTCCTAGTAAACTAGTAATGGCTTATATGGAAAAGGAGCAGAATATAGTTTCGGCTACTACAGTAGATTGCACCTTGGAATTAGAAGACGAATTCGGACCTGTGTCAATCACTAAGCTGGAGGTACTGGTcaagtttaaaaaatatatttattttttaatcccttaaatttatttgattgctTTAGGTAAATGGTATTTCGAACAATGATATTAAGCGATTGCAAGAGGCTGGATTCCATACCGTAGAGTCAGTCGCTTTCTCACCTAAGAAACTGTTGCTACAAATACGCGGATTTTCTGAGACAAAAGCTGATAAAATCCTGACGGAGGCTGTTAAACTTGTTCCAATGGGTTTCGCAACTGCCACATCTATTTATCAAAAGCGTTCAGAGATTGTTATGCTGACAACTGGTTCCAAAGAGCTTGACAAATTGTTGGGTGGTGGCATAGAGACTGGATCCATTACCGAAATGTTTGGAGAATTTCGTTGTGGCAAGACTCAACTATGCCACACATTAGCTGTTACATGTCAACTACCTATAAGCCAAAATGGGGGAGAGGGTAAATGTCTTTATATCGACACAGAGGGTACATTTCGACCGGAGCGTTTGACTGCCATTGCAGAACGCTTCAAACTAGTAAAAGAGCAGGTATACATAGAAGATGCACACGAACCATTTCTCTATACAACTTCTAAGTTTTATAGGTATTGGACAATATAGCATGCGCTCGCGCCTACAATACAGATCATCAGACGCAATTGCTAACACAAGCTGCCGCCATGATGGTGGaatcaaggtaattttttatGCAGTATTTTTTTAAACTAATTGTTAATAATTGATTAGATATGCGCTTTTAGTAGTCGATAGTGCAACTGCTCTTTATCGTACAGATTATGCAGGACGTGGTGAGTTATCTGCCCGTCAAATGCACTTGGCACGTTTCCTGCGTCTTTTGTTACGTTTAGCCGATGAGGTTCGTCATGTGACAGATAGACTTATTTGCATTATTAAACTGCGATTTTTATTTAAGTTCGGCGTTGCTGTAATTATAACAAATCAAGTAGTGGCTTCTGTTGACAATGGACCAGCTATGTACGCCGCGGATACAAAGAAACCAATTGGCGGTAATATTATTGCGCATGCCTCGACAACTCGTCTTTATTTACGCAAGGGTCGCGGGGATACCCGCATTTGCAAAATTTATGATTCTCCTTGCTTGCCGGAGAGTGAAGCGACGTTTGCTATTTTACCTGACGGTATCGGTGATGCAAAGGAATAATTCTTTAGGCTAATATTTTGTTGGTACataagaaatatatgaaaaaaacttatttcttgtGTATTAATAGTTTATTATGTGTACTTACTGTtaaataaaaacttcaaaatatgGTATGAATAGTTTTGGAgttcttaaaataaatattatatttcAGTTTAAAGCTTTCCAAAACTTGCTTCTCTTATGGTTTCAACTGGAAAACTTATAGTAATTTAATAACTGATTTCAAAATTGTACCAAAGATATTGGTGAATGAGCTCAAACACTTAAGACTGCAGCATAATCCAGGATAATTGATTGGCAGAAAGAATCCTATGCTATGAAGAATTAATGAACTATTTGATTAACATCATCCTAATTTATAAACAATTTCTTAATATTAATCTGAAATAACTATTTTCGGAAAATTTTGCCACAATATAcattcatacacatacatatgtatgtactacatacatatattttattgatgaaaaagtatataaatatacatattacaTACTAAATGCATACATAAGTGTAAAAAAAACTGAAGGACTTCTTGTCTTAGTATGAATGGtgtcttatttttattttataaaattcggTATTGGTTTGCCAATAAATTATCTGGTTATTTATATGGATTGTCATATAAACAGATATTTAAGCTTCTATAGTCGCTTCTATTAAATTGGTTTCATTGTTGGCTATGGATTCTTCCAGTTCCTCCGACTCGTTTTCCTCACTAGGTCCGGACTTTTGCTTGTGAGCAGTATTCGGTTTGATGAGTTTTTCTTcattcaaattttctttcccaGCATCGCTTTTCGAATCTACGTCTTTTCCTTTACCATCTTTGTTGTAATTAGCAAGAACATTCATATACGTTTTTTCGGTCATTGTGATACGATTTTGTTCACTAATATGTTTTGTGCATTCCTTATAAGTTTTTACTTGATCACAGAATGGTTCCCAGAATTGCTGATCGGCAGCAATTTTGAatagttttttgaaataattgTATATGACAACTGCTTCATTACGTATGGTTTCTGCTTTggctttaaattcaatttcttcttCTGCGGTTAAAGAC contains:
- the spn-A gene encoding DNA repair protein RAD51 homolog A, whose protein sequence is MAYMEKEQNIVSATTVDCTLELEDEFGPVSITKLEVNGISNNDIKRLQEAGFHTVESVAFSPKKLLLQIRGFSETKADKILTEAVKLVPMGFATATSIYQKRSEIVMLTTGSKELDKLLGGGIETGSITEMFGEFRCGKTQLCHTLAVTCQLPISQNGGEGKCLYIDTEGTFRPERLTAIAERFKLVKEQVLDNIACARAYNTDHQTQLLTQAAAMMVESRYALLVVDSATALYRTDYAGRGELSARQMHLARFLRLLLRLADEFGVAVIITNQVVASVDNGPAMYAADTKKPIGGNIIAHASTTRLYLRKGRGDTRICKIYDSPCLPESEATFAILPDGIGDAKE